A genome region from Anopheles stephensi strain Indian chromosome 2, UCI_ANSTEP_V1.0, whole genome shotgun sequence includes the following:
- the LOC118505295 gene encoding ubiquitin carboxyl-terminal hydrolase 32 isoform X2 codes for MGAKDSKPSCISYEEAVKRVTDSELRRIKDAFKRSAGTSGSVLSKCAFMQDVLGDGVPSVVADWLYTACGGTAKGIAFKELLCGLVLLTKGTQDEKIKFLWTLYCNESGTHILKQEFHKAIQIETTYQSNATNSTNSNNNTTNCSNNNNSNNNNQSVVNRNNHQHQQQQFQLSRFQVSLFGQNDRVTFEQFKSWIQMHRGATALSKWLLQDACVNLSSELETPTFYQSLAGVTHLEEQDIGDLEKVFWLLKGAAVTGQLDLESLGPLVSPPVPKAALGGVFVAFDENHDGHIDFKELCCGVSAACRGPSVERSKFCFKVFDIDRDGVLSFVEIRQMIDILLSVAREANASVYRNLNHERVLAELYRRATQGSEGKETASEASGTPLEGGVSAANIPEFKFTQEDFLIWSIESSSNLVQPFLDLLFEVCHIVLGLRPQCRHLEGDIVRGWLSREVRRGYKVGQFWYLISSDWWQHWSQYTQLSSPSSSCVHCKTTGTSYASNRVSASAAGGMPNGGNVTSTGTVDEAMICDESFTSNSTESMGDLLGTGDSSSLGSGSSGISYGRHAGSAPGPIDNSCLIAPNIYKQIPTLTGEGGRLKRDLTLVQHRDFELVPDSLWKALAQWYGGPLPLPRQVIQPHSIGDVELELYPLNLRILRHQSQPVQHQQQHGQMAGSSAWASMSGGYGALTTGNYPTSVSSVPAVMHPPKKYLAYTAAFSRLATIKQVAEFLCQRLKLKPEDIRLWHLVPTPTGISEFPYLLEEDQLTLHELSIGDSDQILLEIRNKDLTWPEELGSLALSQGTGSTSMERRGTIASISSQHPPGATGLHNLGNTCFMNAALQVLFNTQPLTQYFIQKKHLYELNTTNKMGTKGQLVLRYAELLRDVWTASTRSIAPLKLRFCVTKHAPQFSGGGQHDSQELLDWLLDSLHEDLNRVMEKPYTELKDSDGRSDVIVATEAWSQHHARNQSIIVDLFYGQLKSKVTCQGCGRDSVRFDPFSLLSLPLPVENYTYCEVLVMLLDGSVPVRYGLRLNSEMKYWDLKKHLSDLCGLEPDQMLICELSNSQIRLILPNELRIKPSTACELYAYELPKTDSVLRSRAGSELGINIEKGLKDIQRNQDPHQLTTSSINTTISSTSSSTSSSSSSSSTATTDDTAAITGRKAGSAGFGGSKPLTNGVHYNGSGAGGGGGASGGGGVDGGNGATMANRRTSATSKVSRCFGNTLCMPPNMLCFKHIPEISTSPDSTFVYGAGQYSELAAGYGGNTNSVISHQQHHHSQPTKDPNRSKTISTTNLLNNTDNNGWSSSGGGNGGVGCDLSNTHHLHHPYECTDCDNIYMSEDMPSYGDQQQQQQQQGDAISLSAISKRPQGHGFAGGQRKTNYLIAVHRKLSRQDTYFLSHHKSKPGLFGVPLLIPCYDGVTNKELYCSVWLQVARLLSPLPPTPPDQSNHATDCDDSLGYDFPFTLRAVGSGGRMCALCPWSRFCRGCEIPCNDEPLLQGLICSAPGSTSNSSTPNLSSREQTPTLRRKGYAASSSGSSSLDGTTNHQQQPSSSMGTVPTASSASPAATLQSSINARSIQIAIDWDPTALHLRYQSTRERLWTVHESVSICRKQQTEPVDLDHCLRAFTSEEKLEQWYHCSHCKQKKPATKKLQIWKLPPILIVHLKRFNYVSGKWVKSQKVVNFPYEDFDPTPYLASVPQETILRHRDLLEGIGAGPRGDGRNRDCHEEFVEFDREMSMIDEASDELSLSSLRINGAKDSEAGGEDDGEEDGLGGVPRTSIITPAIVGSNHVASARQTQDSDGVVLGGASSSGSHENSPASCSSVRVKSACSVRSSDSTRRQRLVSTSLTKTPIIDGELTDFHKHHLKPECDAFELKYQLYAAVCHSGMLNGGHYISYAANPNGSWYCYNDSSCREIPTRPKIDPSTAYLLFYERRDLDYGPYLPKVDGKQLPSEGLLDIDDSDNDLKKMCTLM; via the exons atTTCTTTGGACGCTGTACTGCAACGAGTCGGGCACGCATATACTCAAACAAGAGTTCCACAAAGCCATACAAATAGAAACGACCTACCAAAGCAATGCCACCAAtagcaccaacagcaacaacaacaccaccaactgtagcaataacaataatagtaataataacaATCAATCGGTAGTGAATAGGAACAatcatcagcaccagcagcaacagttccAGTTGAGCCGGTTTCAGGTGTCACTGTTCGGCCAGAACGATCGAGTCACGTTTGAGCAGTTCAAGTCGTGGATACAGATGCACCGCGGTGCGACGGCCTTATCCAAGTGGTTGCTGCAGGACGCGTGCGTCAACCTCAGTTCCGAGCTAGAAACCCCTACCTTTTACCAGAGTTTGGCCGGAGTCACTCACCTGGAAGAGCAGGATATCGGTGATCTGGAAAAGGTGTTCTGGTTGCTTAAGGGTGCTGCCGTTACGGGGCAGCTAGATTTGGAATCGCTCGGGCCGCTGGTCAGTCCACCTGTTCCGAAAGCCGCCCTCGGTGGAGTGTTTGTAGCGTTCGACGAGAACCACGATGGGCACATCGATTTCAAGGAGTTGTGCTGTGGTGTGAGTGCCGCCTGCCGAGGACCGAGCGTGGAGCGTagcaagttttgttttaaagtaTTCGACATCGATCGTGATGGAGTGCTGAGCTTTGTGGAGATCAGGCAGATGATCGACATACTGCTGTCGGTGGCGCGCGAAGCAAATGCCAGCGTGTATCGGAATCTGAACCACGAACGAGTGCTTGCGGAGCTGTATCGCCGAGCAACGCAGGGAAGTGAGGGTAAAGAGACCGCCAGCGAGGCCAGCGGAACGCCTCTGGAGGGTGGGGTTAGCGCAGCGAACATCCCGGAGTTTAAGTTTACGCAGGAAGATTTCCTGATCTGGAGCATTGAGAGCAGTTCGAATTTGGTTCAACCATTCCTCGACCTTCTGTTTGAAGTTTGTCACATTGTGCTTGGGCTGCGTCCCCAGTGCCGTCATCTCGAGGGTGACATAGTTCGTGGTTGGCTTTCGCGCGAAGTTCGTCGGGGGTATAAGGTTGGACAGTTTTGGTATTTAATATCATCGGACTGGTGGCAGCACTGGTCCCAGTACACCCAACTTTCATCACCCAGCTCTTCCTGCGTGCATTGCAAAACCACGGGGACCAGTTACGCGAGCAATCGCGTCAGTGCCAGTGCTGCAGGTGGCATGCCCAACGGAGGTAACGTTACTAGCACCGGAACGGTGGATGAGGCAATGATCTGTGATGAAAGCTTTACGTCCAATTCGACCGAGAGTATGGGCGATTTGCTGGGTACGGGGGATTCATCTAGTCTGGGCTCGGGAAGTAGTGGAATTTCGTACGGTCGGCACGCCGGCAGTGCGCCCGGTCCGATCGATAACAGCTGTCTTATAGCGCCGAACATTTACAAGCAAATACCGACTCTTACCGGCGAAGGTGGTCGCTTGAAGCGGGATCTTACCCTGGTGCAGCACCGAGACTTTGAGCTAGTGCCGGATTCACTGTGGAAGGCGCTGGCGCAATGGTACGGTGGTCCGCTGCCCTTGCCAAGGCAGGTCATTCAACCGCACAGTATTGGCGATGTCGAATTGGAGCTGTACCCGTTGAACTTGAGGATACTGCGCCATCAAAGCCAGCCggtacagcatcagcaacagcatgGACAGATGGCCGGCAGTAGTGCGTGGGCCAGCATGTCCGGAGGGTACGGCGCACTCACGACCGGAAACTATCCAACGTCGGTTTCGTCGGTACCGGCTGTCATGCATCCGCCGAAGAAGTATCTCGCTTACACGGCCGCCTTCAGCCGATTGGCAACCATCAAGCAGGTAGCCGAGTTCCTATGCCAAAGATTGAAGTTAAAACCGGAAGACATTCGGCTCTGGCATCTCGTTCCAACGCCGACTGGAATCAGCGAATTTCCCTACCTACTGGAGGAAGACCAGCTGACGCTGCACGAGCTATCGATTGGAGATAGCGATCAGATCCTGCTAGAGATTCGTAACAAGGATCTCACCTGGCCAGAGGAGCTTGGTTCGCTAGCACTATCGCAGGGCACCGGCAGCACCAGTATGGAGCGAAGAGGAACCATTGCGTCAATCTCATCGCAACATCCTCCGGGTGCGACGGGACTGCACAATCTGGGCAACACGTGCTTCATGAACGCTGCCCTGCAGGTTCTCTTCAACACGCAGCCACTCACGCAGTACTTCATCCAAAAGAAGCATCTGTACGAGCTGAACACAACGAACAAGATGGGCACGAAGGGACAGCTGGTGCTTCGGTACGCTGAGCTGTTGCGCGATGTTTGGACAGCTTCGACGCGTTCTATCGCTCCGTTGAAGCTGCGTTTTTGTGTAACGAAGCACGCGCCGCAGTTTTCGGGCGGTGGACAGCACGATTCACAGGAGCTGCTGGATTGGCTGTTAGATTCGCTGCACGAGGATTTGAATCGGGTGATGGAGAAACCGTACACGGAGTTGAAGGATTCGGACGGACGTTCGGATGTGATCGTGGCGACGGAAGCATGGAGTCAGCATCACGCTCGCAACCAAAGCATCATCGTGGACCTGTTTTATGGACAGCTAAAATCGAAAGTAACCTGCCAGGGTTGTGGCAGAGATTCGGTGCGGTTCGATCCGTTCAGTCTGCTAAGTCTGCCGTTGCCCGTGGAGAACTATACGTACTGCGAGGTACTCG TGATGCTGCTGGATGGCTCCGTACCGGTAAGGTATGGTCTGCGGTTGAATTCGGAAATGAAATATTGGGATCTGAAGAAACATCTGAGCGATCTGTGTGGACTTGAGCCGGACCAAATGTTAATCTGCGAACTGTCCAACTCGCAAATTCGACTTATACTGCCCAACGAGCTACGAATAAAGCCGAGCACCGCATGCGAGTTGTATGCGTACGAGCTGCCAAAGACCGACAGTGTGCTCCGATCTCGGGCCGGCTCCGAGTTGGGCATTAACATCGAGAAGGGGCTCAAGGATATACAGCGGAATCAAG ACCCGCACCAGCTAACGACAAGCTCGATCAACACCACGATCTCGTCGACATCGTCGTCcacgtcctcctcctcctcctcctcctcgacGGCCACGACAGACGATACGGCGGCCATCACCGGACGCAAGGCGGGATCCGCCGGGTTCGGCGGATCGAAACCATTGACGAACGGAGTGCACTACAATGGTAGTGGTGCAGGCGGCGGAGGCGgcgccagcggaggaggaggtgtCGATGGCGGCAATGGAGCGACGATGGCTAACCGCAGGACCTCGGCCACGTCGAAGGTAAGCCGGTGCTTTGGCAACACACTCTGCATGCCCCCGAATATGTTGTGCTTCAAG CACATTCCGGAGATCAGCACCAGTCCCGACAGCACGTTCGTGTATGGCGCCGGGCAGTACAGCGAGCTCGCGGCCGGGTACGGCGGCAATACGAACAGTGTTATCagccatcagcagcatcatcattcgCAGCCAACGAAAGATCCGAACCGATCGAAAACGATATCGACGACAAATTTGTTAAACAACACCGATAACAATGGTTGGAGCAGCAGCGGCGGTGGCAATGGTGGCGTTGGGTGCGACCTATCGAACACGCACCATCTGCATCATCCGTACGAGTGTACCGACTGCGATAATATCTACATGAGCGAGGACATGCCGTCGTACGgtgatcagcagcagcagcagcagcagcagggagaTGCGATAAGTCTAAGTGCAATTAGCAAGCGACCGCAGGGGCACGGGTTCGCGGGTGGCCAGCGGAAGACTAACTACCTGATTGCGGTTCATCGGAAGCTTAGTCGGCAGGACACGTACTTCCTTTCGCATCACAAATCGAAACCGGGCCTGTTCGGTGTGCCACTGCTGATTCCCTGCTACGACGGGGTCACCAACAAAGAGCTGTACTGCTCCGTATGGTTGCAGGTGGCCCGTTTGCTCAGTCCACTGCCTCCGACGCCTCCCGACCAATCAAACCACGCTACCGACTG TGATGATAGTCTAGGGTACGATTTTCCGTTCACGTTGCGAGCGGTAGGAAGCGGCGGCCGCATGTGTGCCCTCTGCCCGTGGTCACGTTTCTGTCGTGGTTGCGAGATCCCGTGCAATGACGAGCCTTTGCTGCAGGGGCTGATTTGTTCGGCACCCGGTTCCACAA GTAACAGTTCCACACCAAATCTATCTTCGCGCGAGCAAACACCGACCCTGCGACGGAAGGGCTATGCGGCAAGCTCGTCGGGCAGTTCGTCGCTAGATGGGACCACcaaccatcagcagcaaccgtcgtcgtcgatggGAACAGTGCCAACAGCGTCGTCTGCGTCACCGGCAGCCACGTTGCAAAGCTCCATCAATGCACGGTCGATCCAGATTGCCATCGATTGGGATCCGACGGCGCTCCACTTACGCTACCAAAGCACGCGCGAACGG CTGTGGACCGTGCACGAGTCGGTGTCCATCTGCCGCAAACAGCAAACCGAACCGGTCGATCTGGATCACTGTCTGCGGGCGTTTACCTCAGAAGAGAAGCTCGAGCAATGGTACCACTGCTCGCACTGTAAACAGAAAAAGCCTGCCACTAAAAAGCTGCAGATCTGGAAACTACCTCCCATTTTG ATCGTGCATCTGAAGCGCTTCAACTACGTCAGCGGTAAATGGGTAAAGTCGCAAAAGGTGGTCAACTTCCCGTACGAAGACTTTGACCCAACGCCTTACCTTGCTTCCGTGCCGCAGGAAACGATTCTGCGCCATCGGGATCTGCTCGAAGGCATCGGTGCTGGTCCGCGCGGTGACGGGCGCAACCGGGACTGCCACGAAGAGTTCGTCGAGTTCGATCGGGAAATGTCCATGATCGATGAAGCAAGCGATGAGCTTTCACTGTCCTCGCTGCGGATAAACGGAGCGAAGGATAGCGAAGCGGGCGGCGAAGATGACGGCGAAGAGGACGGTTTGGGTGGCGTTCCGCGGACCAGTATTATCACGCCGGCCATCGTTGGTTCGAATCATGTGGCAAGCGCCCGTCAGACTCAAGACAGCGACGGGGTGGTGTTGGGCGGTGCTAGCTCCTCAGGCAGTCATGAAAACAGTCCCGCATCCTGTTCGTCCGTACGGGTAAAGTCGGCATGCTCGGTGCGGAGCAGCGATTCGACTCGCCGGCAGCGGTTAGTGTCTACCAGTCTCACGAAGACACCCATCATCGATGGAGAGCTGACGGATTTCCACAAACACCATCTGAAGCCCGAATGTGATGCATTCGAGTTGAAGTACCAGCTTTATGCTGCTGTG TGTCATTCCGGTATGCTTAACGGTGGCCATTACATCTCCTACGCGGCCAACCCGAACGGATCGTGGTACTGTTACAACGATAGCTCGTGCCGGGAGATACCTACCCGGCCGAAAATCGATCCCAGCACGGCCTACTTGCTGTTTTACGAGCGGCGCGATCTTGACTACGGACCGTACCTACCGAAGGTGGACGGGAAGCAGCTGCCGAGCGAAGGCCTTCTCGACATCGATGACAGTgataatgatttaaaaaagatgTGTACGCTCATGTAA